From Elephas maximus indicus isolate mEleMax1 chromosome 1, mEleMax1 primary haplotype, whole genome shotgun sequence, a single genomic window includes:
- the LOC126081476 gene encoding DLA class II histocompatibility antigen, DR-1 beta chain-like isoform X3 has product MVCLWFPRDTWMAALTLTLMMLSPPPALSRDTRPRFLEQFKSECQFTNGTERVRLVDSYIYNGEERARFDSDVGEYRAVTELGRPDAEAWNGQKEILDDARAAVDTFCRHNYGVVESFTVQRRVEPAVTVYLAKTQPLQHHNLLVCSVNGFYPGHIEVRWFRNGQEEEAGVVSTGLIQNGDWTFQILVMLETIPQSGEVYSCQVEHPSLTSPVTVEWRAQSGSAQSKMLSGIGGLVLGLLFLGAGLFIHFRNQKAHSGLQPTGLLS; this is encoded by the exons ATGGTGTGCTTGTGGTTCCCCAGGGACACCTGGATGGCAGCTCTGACTCTGACACTGATGATGCTGAGTCCTCCTCCGGCTTTGTCCAGGGACACCCGAC CACGTTTCCTGGAGCAGTTTAAGTCTGAGTGTCAGTTCACCAACGGGACGGAGCGGGTGAGGCTTGTGGACAGTTACATCTACAACGGGGAGGAGAGAGCGCGCTTCGACAGCGACGTGGGGGAGTACAGGGCGGTGACGGAGCTGGGGCGGCCGGACGCCGAGGCCTGGAACGGCCAGAAGGAGATCCTGGATGATGCGCGGGCCGCGGTGGACACTTTCTGCAGACACAACTACGGGGTTGTTGAGAGCTTCACGGTGCAGCGGAGAG TTGAGCCTGCGGTGACTGTGTATCTGGCAAAGACTCAGCCCCTGCAGCACCACAACCTCCTGGTCTGCTCTGTGAATGGTTTCTATCCAGGCCACATTGAAGTCAGGTGGTTCCGGAACGGCCAGGAAGAGGAGGCTGGGGTTGTCTCCACAGGCCTGATCCAGAATGGAGACTGGACCTTCCAGATCCTGGTGATGCTTGAAACCATTCCTCAGAGTGGAGAGGTTTACTCCTGCCAAGTGGAGCACCCAAGCCTGACAAGCCCTGTCACAGTGGAATGGA GGGCACAATCGGGATCTGCACAGAGCAAGATGCTGAGTGGAATCGGGGGCTTGGTTCTGGGTCTGCTGTTCCTTGGGGCGGGGCTGTTCATCCACTTCAGGAACCAGAAGG CACACTCTGGACTTCAACCAACAG GACTCCTGAgctga
- the LOC126081476 gene encoding DLA class II histocompatibility antigen, DR-1 beta chain-like isoform X1 translates to MVCLWFPRDTWMAALTLTLMMLSPPPALSRDTRPRFLEQFKSECQFTNGTERVRLVDSYIYNGEERARFDSDVGEYRAVTELGRPDAEAWNGQKEILDDARAAVDTFCRHNYGVVESFTVQRRVEPAVTVYLAKTQPLQHHNLLVCSVNGFYPGHIEVRWFRNGQEEEAGVVSTGLIQNGDWTFQILVMLETIPQSGEVYSCQVEHPSLTSPVTVEWRAQSGSAQSKMLSGIGGLVLGLLFLGAGLFIHFRNQKAHSGLQPTGLLS, encoded by the exons ATGGTGTGCTTGTGGTTCCCCAGGGACACCTGGATGGCAGCTCTGACTCTGACACTGATGATGCTGAGTCCTCCTCCGGCTTTGTCCAGGGACACCCGAC CACGTTTCCTGGAGCAGTTTAAGTCTGAGTGTCAGTTCACCAACGGGACGGAGCGGGTGAGGCTTGTGGACAGTTACATCTACAACGGGGAGGAGAGAGCGCGCTTCGACAGCGACGTGGGGGAGTACAGGGCGGTGACGGAGCTGGGGCGGCCGGACGCCGAGGCCTGGAACGGCCAGAAGGAGATCCTGGATGATGCGCGGGCCGCGGTGGACACTTTCTGCAGACACAACTACGGGGTTGTTGAGAGCTTCACGGTGCAGCGGAGAG TTGAGCCTGCGGTGACTGTGTATCTGGCAAAGACTCAGCCCCTGCAGCACCACAACCTCCTGGTCTGCTCTGTGAATGGTTTCTATCCAGGCCACATTGAAGTCAGGTGGTTCCGGAACGGCCAGGAAGAGGAGGCTGGGGTTGTCTCCACAGGCCTGATCCAGAATGGAGACTGGACCTTCCAGATCCTGGTGATGCTTGAAACCATTCCTCAGAGTGGAGAGGTTTACTCCTGCCAAGTGGAGCACCCAAGCCTGACAAGCCCTGTCACAGTGGAATGGA GGGCACAATCGGGATCTGCACAGAGCAAGATGCTGAGTGGAATCGGGGGCTTGGTTCTGGGTCTGCTGTTCCTTGGGGCGGGGCTGTTCATCCACTTCAGGAACCAGAAGG CACACTCTGGACTTCAACCAACAG
- the LOC126081476 gene encoding DLA class II histocompatibility antigen, DR-1 beta chain-like isoform X4 translates to MVCLWFPRDTWMAALTLTLMMLSPPPALSRDTRPRFLEQFKSECQFTNGTERVRLVDSYIYNGEERARFDSDVGEYRAVTELGRPDAEAWNGQKEILDDARAAVDTFCRHNYGVVESFTVQRRVEPAVTVYLAKTQPLQHHNLLVCSVNGFYPGHIEVRWFRNGQEEEAGVVSTGLIQNGDWTFQILVMLETIPQSGEVYSCQVEHPSLTSPVTVEWRAQSGSAQSKMLSGIGGLVLGLLFLGAGLFIHFRNQKAHSGLQPTGFLS, encoded by the exons ATGGTGTGCTTGTGGTTCCCCAGGGACACCTGGATGGCAGCTCTGACTCTGACACTGATGATGCTGAGTCCTCCTCCGGCTTTGTCCAGGGACACCCGAC CACGTTTCCTGGAGCAGTTTAAGTCTGAGTGTCAGTTCACCAACGGGACGGAGCGGGTGAGGCTTGTGGACAGTTACATCTACAACGGGGAGGAGAGAGCGCGCTTCGACAGCGACGTGGGGGAGTACAGGGCGGTGACGGAGCTGGGGCGGCCGGACGCCGAGGCCTGGAACGGCCAGAAGGAGATCCTGGATGATGCGCGGGCCGCGGTGGACACTTTCTGCAGACACAACTACGGGGTTGTTGAGAGCTTCACGGTGCAGCGGAGAG TTGAGCCTGCGGTGACTGTGTATCTGGCAAAGACTCAGCCCCTGCAGCACCACAACCTCCTGGTCTGCTCTGTGAATGGTTTCTATCCAGGCCACATTGAAGTCAGGTGGTTCCGGAACGGCCAGGAAGAGGAGGCTGGGGTTGTCTCCACAGGCCTGATCCAGAATGGAGACTGGACCTTCCAGATCCTGGTGATGCTTGAAACCATTCCTCAGAGTGGAGAGGTTTACTCCTGCCAAGTGGAGCACCCAAGCCTGACAAGCCCTGTCACAGTGGAATGGA GGGCACAATCGGGATCTGCACAGAGCAAGATGCTGAGTGGAATCGGGGGCTTGGTTCTGGGTCTGCTGTTCCTTGGGGCGGGGCTGTTCATCCACTTCAGGAACCAGAAGG CACACTCTGGACTTCAACCAACAG